TCTTTCTTCTTACAATGACTATATGGCAAATGCCAACGGCGCTGCACCAGACAGCTTTATGATGACCTCATTGATGGAGAGTGCCAAGACCACTCCTGTCTATCTCCTCGCTGCCGGTTTCGTGATGATTGTTGCAATGGCAACCTCTAAGAAGGCACAGAATGTGATCAAGACTTCTGTAGATTTGAGCCGTCAGGATGAAGGCGATGAGATGTTTGGCAGTTCTTCTGTTGCCCGTGTCATCGTGCGCAACTGTCAGGCTACAGATTCTTGGCTCAACAAGTATCTGCCAAATTCCTTGAAAAGATGGATCAATTCCCGTTTCGATAAGAATGCCGTAGAACTCGAAGAGAGTGCTGCTTTCGACGTAGTTCGCGCTGCAGTCAACCTGGTACTTGCTTCTATGCTCATCACCATCGGTACCAACCTCAAGTTGCCTCTTTCTACCACTTACGTTACCTTCATGGTGGCAATGGGTTCTTCACTTGCCGATAGAGCCTGGAGCCGCGAGAGTGCCGTATTCCGTGTAACAGGTGTATTGAGTGTTATCGGTGGTTGGTTTATCACAGCTGGTGTTGCTTTCATAGTCTGCGCCATTGTTTGTATGACCATGCATTTCGGTGGCATCCTCGTTCAGAGTGCTTTCATGGCTCTGGTCATCTTCTTGCTCATCCGCAGCAATATCAAGTACAACAAGAAGGCTAAGCAGGAAAGCAAGGGCAGCACCTTCCAGCTGATGATGCGCTCCCACGACCCAGAGATTGTATGGGATTTGCTTCGTCGCCAGGTATCTCGCACCCAGAGCTTCGTTTGCAAATTCGCCCTATATGAGTTCAATCTCATCGTAGATGGTCTTGCCAGCGAGAGCACCCGTGATCTTCGCCATGCCAACAAGGAACTGAAGAAAGAGCAGGACATGCTGAAGAAATTCCGCCGTCAGGAGATGCTCGGTCTGAAACGCTCTCCTATGGAGATTGCCATCGAGCGCAACACCTGGTTCCATCTGGGCGCCAACAGCAACCAGCAGTTCATCTACTCTCTCCGCCGTATGCTCGACCCGGTGAAGGAGCACGTGGACAACAACTTCAATCCTTTGCCAACTGAATACATCAACGAGTTTGCTCCTGTACGTCAGAAGATCAATGACCTGATGAAGATGAGTTGCGAACAAATTGAGACCAACCGATATGAGAACTATCGTGAGATTCTGGCCGAGGCTGATGCCTGCAAGGATGAACTTTCAGTGCTTCGCAAGAAACACATCGACCGCCTGCAGAACATGAAGGATAATAGCTTGATGCAGATTTCCTTGGTTTATCTCAACATCCTCCAAGAGAGTCAGGAATTCCTGAGCGTGATGAGACACCAGCTCAGAGCTGCCAAGAAGTTCATGGAAGCTTAAATTAGTAATGACAAATGAGAAATGAGAAATGACAAATGAGAAAGATGATAAAATGAGAAAAGAGGATGTGTCAAAGTCCATGACACATCCTCTTTTCATTTTTTCATATTCATTTTTTCATATTCATTTTTTCATATTCATTTCTAATTTCTCATTTCTAATTTCTCATTTTATCGTCTTTCTCATTTCTAATGTCCTTTTTGGCAGGAAATGGCGCCAGCCATAATGCCAGATGCGGAACAGAGGTTCGCTCAGAGCCTCAGCTGGATAATAGCGCAGGAATCGCAAGTCGCGACATAAACGCTGCAAATTATGACCAATAAAACCATTTCCAAGACCATTGCGACTGTCATACCTGCCGAAATTTCCACCAGCAAGTATTTCATGAAGCAACATCTCGCCCCGTCGGATATCTACAGGAACCAACATCTTGTCCTCCGAAAGTCCTAACACTTCACGCAAAACATACATCATCGCTCCTGCAAAATTCCATAATCCTAACTGCTTCAACGTCTGCTGGATTTCAGTCAGAGAAGAATGATTTTCCGAATCTGAAATAGCAGAACCCGTCTGCAGTTTTTCCAATTCATCCATCAAACCCGTCACTACGAAATAATAATCAAGCACCTGACGCAACCCTACTCCTTCATAGAAATAGTGATGATAGAGATGATACAACTGATAGACTGCATTAAAAGAAGCCGTAGGAACGGCAACCTTCATCTCAGCCAGTCCCTTCTGTGCATCGCTACCAGATGAAACCGGACGACTGCCCAAACTAACCAGATGGCTGCACTGTCTTCCCTTCTCCTCATTCAGCCATTTCTGCAAACGGTGATTATAGAAGAAATTGGCCATGATGGCAGGAGTGGAATGAAGTTCAACGGCTATTTCATTGATGAAAAGTCCCACATGATTGAGACTCTCATCGCTTACATACCCCTTATCTTTCGCCAGAGAACAAGCCAAGGAACGGATTTCTTCGCGGGAAGCATCTACCCACACATCCACATCACCCGGAGTTCTCGAAGCAGGATGGGGATAAAGCATAGCATTGCCCTGGCCCTTCAGAATACAACAAGGATAACCTGCCTCTCTTATTTTCTTATATACATACGCTGTGGCTTTATTCAGGATACTATTGCGCATCATGAGCTTGTGGCTCAGTCCGAACCAAATCAACAACAAGTTCTCGGTAGGAGCTACTCCCTTAGGCAACTTCTGGACTCCATCCATCGCGATTCCCACCAAGGTTTGTTTCTTGACGAAATCGAAGAAAGCCTTCCAGTCGAAACCTGTCAGTGCTGTTCCATCCAAGAACTCCTTTCCTTCATAAAGTCCTAAGGAAAACTGTATCAAACGAAAATATATTTCCATCATGTTGTCGGGGTAACTCTATTTGCCAGTATAGTGTTATTTTTTGTTTAAACGTTGATTTATCTTCTACTTAAAAATCCTCTTTTCATTCGCAAAAATACGTTTTTCCTTTCAAACCACCAAACTTTCTTGTCATTTTTTAACCTAAATATACAATTCAGCGGAATATATGGCAAAAACAATCCCCTGCAGGATTTCCTATCAGGATTTCTGCAGGGGATTGTAAGAAAGGAATTGTATGAAATTCTGTTTATATGTTTTTATTGGATTCCTCCATGTGTAGGCACAACTCGCTTGATAGTACCATCTGCATTGAATTCCAACTTGTCGATGCAAACCTCACGGTGAACACCTGGCTGGAAATGGATGTAATCCTTGTTGATGCGATGATAAACGATGTACCACTCATCCGTGCCTGGCTTCTGGATTACGGAGTTATGGGCTGTGCCATAAATCTCGTGCTGAGGGTCCTGAATCAGGACGATAGGATCCTTCGCAA
This is a stretch of genomic DNA from Segatella hominis. It encodes these proteins:
- a CDS encoding inorganic phosphate transporter: MGTIYLCIVIFLLCLAVFDLFVGVSNDAVNFLQSAIGAKVAKFRTVLIIASCGVVLGAIMSSGMMDIARHGIMSPDHFTFEEVMTLFLAVMVTDVIILDVFNTLGMPTSTTVSLVFELLGGAFILATLKMIGDDSLNYGVLLNSNKALEVIMGIFSSVIIAFVFGVLVMWISRIVFTFNYKKHSRYSIAIFGGIAFTALSYFIFMKGLGKSPYLPSEWRDYIDQNIGLLLVITFVVSAIVMEFLHLCRVNIFKFTVLMGTFALAMAFAGNDLVNFIGVPLAGLSSYNDYMANANGAAPDSFMMTSLMESAKTTPVYLLAAGFVMIVAMATSKKAQNVIKTSVDLSRQDEGDEMFGSSSVARVIVRNCQATDSWLNKYLPNSLKRWINSRFDKNAVELEESAAFDVVRAAVNLVLASMLITIGTNLKLPLSTTYVTFMVAMGSSLADRAWSRESAVFRVTGVLSVIGGWFITAGVAFIVCAIVCMTMHFGGILVQSAFMALVIFLLIRSNIKYNKKAKQESKGSTFQLMMRSHDPEIVWDLLRRQVSRTQSFVCKFALYEFNLIVDGLASESTRDLRHANKELKKEQDMLKKFRRQEMLGLKRSPMEIAIERNTWFHLGANSNQQFIYSLRRMLDPVKEHVDNNFNPLPTEYINEFAPVRQKINDLMKMSCEQIETNRYENYREILAEADACKDELSVLRKKHIDRLQNMKDNSLMQISLVYLNILQESQEFLSVMRHQLRAAKKFMEA
- a CDS encoding nucleotidyltransferase family protein; this translates as MEIYFRLIQFSLGLYEGKEFLDGTALTGFDWKAFFDFVKKQTLVGIAMDGVQKLPKGVAPTENLLLIWFGLSHKLMMRNSILNKATAYVYKKIREAGYPCCILKGQGNAMLYPHPASRTPGDVDVWVDASREEIRSLACSLAKDKGYVSDESLNHVGLFINEIAVELHSTPAIMANFFYNHRLQKWLNEEKGRQCSHLVSLGSRPVSSGSDAQKGLAEMKVAVPTASFNAVYQLYHLYHHYFYEGVGLRQVLDYYFVVTGLMDELEKLQTGSAISDSENHSSLTEIQQTLKQLGLWNFAGAMMYVLREVLGLSEDKMLVPVDIRRGEMLLHEILAGGNFGRYDSRNGLGNGFIGHNLQRLCRDLRFLRYYPAEALSEPLFRIWHYGWRHFLPKRTLEMRKTIK